The DNA window ACCGAGGCCGTGCAGAACACCAAGGGCCCCTACGCCTACCGCACGCGCCTGCTCACCGAGGCCGACATCGACCCGTCCATGGTGGACTGGGAGGTGGAAGGCGAGGGCAATCCGAAGCGCTACCTCGTGTTCGACCAGCTGAACAACCGTTGGACGTACTGGCAGGCCGATCCGGAGGACGCGCACTGGGAGGGCGAGACGTGGAAGAAGCAGACCTCCGGCTTCACCCAGGACGTATCGCGGCTGCATGACGACGAGTCGAAGGTGGCGGGCTGGATCGCCGACCTGTCCGAGTTCGACCCGCTCATCGATCCGGCGCTCTACGGCGAGTTCGACGTGAAGCTCAAGGACGGCAGCACGCATAAGGGACGCCCCGCGTGGGATCTGTGGGCCGAGTACCTGCAAGAGTTCACGCCCGCGCGCGTGTCCGAGATCACGGGCGTGGACGCCCAGCTCATCGAGGACGCGGTGGTGGAGTGGGCCACGCGCGACGACCCGCGCATCCCCAACGGCGGCATCAACTACGGCCTGGGCGTGGAGCACGCGGGCAACTCGACGCAGAACTGCCGCGCCATCATGGCGGCCTGCGCGATGGTGGGCGCCATCGACACGCCGGGCGGCCAGCGCGGCGCCACGAGCGGCTGGACCGAGCAGTCCGGTCCGTGCTCCATGCTGCCGTCGATGGGCGCGTTCGCGTTCATGCCCTCGCCCGACCTCTCGCTCAAGATGGCGGGCAACGAGAAGATGCCGCTTCTGTACTGGTACGGCGTGTGGTGCGACGCCAACGCCGCTATGGAGTGCGCGCACAAGGAGCCCGACGCGCCCTACGAGATCCACGGCGGCATGATCGGCTCCGGCGACCACATGAACATGGGCAACGCGAAGTACAACTGGGAAGCGCTCAACATGCTCGACTTCCTGTTCGAGGCGAACCTCTGGCATTCGCCCACGTCAGGCGCGGCCGACATCCTGCTGCCCGTGTGCCACTGGACCGAGATCAACGCCTACCGCATCGCCCAGGGCGCATCCGGCGGCTTCGGCCTGTGCGTGAAGGCGGTCGACCCGCCGGGGGAGTGCAAGAGCGATCCTCTGTACTTCATGGAGCTGTCCAAGTATTTCGGCGTGCCGGCCTTCGACGGCGACGATCCGTGGCTCGAGAACGTGCCCGGCGTCGACCTCGAGGTGGAGAACCTCACGGTGCAGTGCTGCAAGCAGGGCTGCGCGCCTTACAAGGACTGGAACGAGCTCGAGGCCGCGTTCCAGGAGCACGGTTGGTGGAACATGAAGCGCGAGATCCCCGAGGACTGGGGAACGTACCGCCGCTACGAGGTGGGCCAGGCGTACCGCCCGGCGCCGCATCAGCAGCCGGCGCAGCTCAACATCAACAAGCCCGGCTTCCCCACGCCCACGATGAAGCAGGAGTTCTGGTGCACGTCCATCGAGTCGTTCTTCCCCGAGGGGACGGACGGCCCGGAGCTGGCACCCGGCTTCACGAGCGAGGCGCTGCCGTACTACGCCGAGCCCAAGCACGGCCCGGTGGCTGACGCGGAGACGTACAAGGAGTACCCCATCACGTGCATCACCGGGCGGCGCATTCCCGTGTACTTCCACAGCGAGCACCGGCAGCTGCCGTGGTGCCGCGAGCTCTGGCCCGTGCCGCGCATGGAGATCAATCCGGAAACGGCCGCCGAGCTGGGCATCGAGCAGGGCGACTGGGTGTGGATCGAGAGCCCGTGGGGCAAGGTGCGCCAGACGGCCGATTTGTACTACGGCATCAAGCCGGGCATGATCAACGCCGAGCACCAGTGGTGGTACCCGGAGCTCGCGCAGGCCGACAAGGGCTACGAGCTGTCGTGCATCAACTGCATCACCGACCGCAAGACGCAGGACAAGTACAACGGCTCGTCGAATGTGCGCACGTACCCGGTGCGCGTGTACAAGGCCACGCCGGAGAACTCGCCGTTCGGCAACCCCATCCCGTGCGGCAACGACGGCACCGAGATCATCCACGACTCGACGGATCCGCGCCTGAAGCTGTGGGAAATCGGCGCGGCCGGTATCCATCCGGACAACTTCTAAGGGAGGAGGGGACTTATGACTCAATATGCGATCGTCACCGATCTGGATCGGTGCGTGGGCTGCCTGGCGTGCTCGGTGGCATGCAAGGTAGTCAACGGCGTGCCGACCGGGAGCTTTTGGAACAAGACGCTGCGCATCGGCCCGAACCCCAAAGAGGGCGGGAGCGGCCAGTGGCCCGACGTGGAGCTGTACTTCCTGAACGTGCAGTGCCAGCACTGCGCCGATCCCGAGTGCGTGAAGGTGTGCCCGACGGGCGCCTCGCACAAGCTTGAGGACGGCACCGTGCAGATCGACAAGAGCAAGTGCATCGGCTGTCAGTTCTGCGCGATGGCCTGCCCGTACGGGGTGCGCTACCTGAACGAAGAGGAGCGCGTGGTGGAGAAGTGCACGCTGTGCGAGCAGAAGATCTCGCAGGGCGAGCTGCCCCAGTGCGTGTCGCAGTGCTGCGGCATGGCGCGCTGGTTCGGCGATGCGGACGGCGACATCCGCGATTTCGCGGGGCCGCGCGGCGAGACCATCGGCAGCTTCCTGGAGGAGTTCTCGGACGAGGCGGTGCATCATCTGCCCGACGTGGGGAACAAGCCGACGTTCCGCTACATCCTGCGCGACATGAAGTGGCAAGGAGGCGATGAATAATGGAACTGCAGTGGCCTTTGATTGTTTTCACCACGCTGGTGGCGTGGAGCGCGGGACTCTTTGCGAGCCAGAGCTTGATGGCGCTGGTTGGCGCGGGTAAGAAGTCGCAGATGACGGCGTGGGTGGCGTCGGCCGTGCTGCTGGCCGTCGGCGGCGTGGCGGTGTTCTTCCACCTGGAGCACTGGGAGAGGATCTTCAACGGGTTCGGGCACCTGACGAGCGGCATTACCCAGGAGCTGATAGCCATCGTGGTGCTGGCCGTGGTCGCGGTGGTGTACCTGGTCATGATGCGGAAGTCCGACGACGGCGCGAGCGTGCCCAAGTGGCTGGCCGGCGTGTCGATCGCGGTGTGCGTGGTGCTGGTCGCCGTGATGGCGCACTCGTACACGATGGCGGCTAGGCCGGCGTGGGACAGCGTGCTCTGGATCCTCTATGTGATCGGCAACGCCTGCGTGCTGGGGCCCGCGACGATGGCCGTCATCATGTCGCTCAAGGGCGACGACGTGGTGCCCGTCGCGCTCCCGGCCCTGATCGGCACCGCGATCGCGGCCGTCACAGCCGTGGCGTTCGCCGCCTTCCTCCAAGCGTCCGGCGGCTCCTTCGCCGAAGTCGGCTTCTACTTCGACCCGACGCATCCCACCAAGGCCATGGCCGACGCCGCCGCGACGGTGGCGGGCCAGGCGCCCCTCCTCTGGGGCGGTGCCGTGGTCGTCGGCGCGATCGTCCCCCTGGTCGCCGCCTTCATGGGCAAGCGCTCGGGCAACTGGAAGCTCTGGGGCTCCGTCGCGGTGGTCGCCGCCCTGATCGGCGCGGTCTGCCTCCGCGTCGCCTTCTACAACCTCGGCCTCTCGGTCTTCATGTTCTACTAGGGATTTCGCTGAATGGCATAAAAGGGGACTGTCCCCTTTTATGCCAAAATCCCTCGATGTCCCAAATGGGGACTGTCCCCATTTGGGACATCCGGAGCCCCCTGCGGGCGCGGTTCGTCTCCCCCAACCCCCTTGCAGACGACGAGCCGCCCCCGCAGGGGGCTCCGGGCGCGTCTTCGGGGCCTCTTGCGAAAAAAAATGCGCGCAATGGACGGATTGATGCTGCTGAGGTGGCATTTCGACCTGGGGTTTCCCTTGCGCGCCCTCGCGGGGACATCCTTAAAGCGGCATCTCGCCCTGCGGAATCGTCCATTGCGCGCAAAAATTCAGCCGGGAGCCCCGTTTTCCCGCTTCGGTCCCGCTACGCTTCGCGGCGGTCCTTGCGGTTCCGCATCAGATCCTTCGCCTCGTCGACGGCCTCGAAGAACTCGCGCAGGCGCTCCTCGTTCTCCGGGCGGTACACGGCGTAGGCGACCAGCTTCGCGTCGTCGTCCACCAGCGGGATGCAGGCGCGCTGGCCCGTCTCCATCAGAAGGCCGATCTGCCTCTGCGTCTTCTTCCACACGAGCACGCTGCCGCGCAAAGGCGTGCTGAAGAACTCCACGTCGTTGAGCGACGATACGGGGCGCGTCTTCGGGGCGAAGCCGTGCCGCGCGCAGATGGCCTCGATCTGCTCCCAGGCCGGGTTCGTCTTGTCGCTCACGAACTGCACGAGCGTCTCGTTGCGCAGGTCGTCCCATGCAATGGACGTCTGCGCGGCGAACCCGTGGTACGTGCCCACGATGGCCACGAGCCGGATGTCCAGAAACGGCCGCGACGCCAGGTGGCGCTCGGCTATCCTCTCTGGCAGGGTGTAGCCTACGAACAGGTCGATCTCCCCGCTTTCCAGCAGGTCGAAAGGGTCGTCGCTGGCGCGTTCGAACACGGTCGTCACGTGATGGCGCTCGCGGGCGATCATCGTGGCGAGCGAGGCGAGGGAGGCGACGTCGGAATCCTCCATATGCCCGGCGATGCGCACGGGGCTCTTCGCCTTGAGGGCGTCGATGACCTGCTGCGCGTTGTCGTAGGCGTTGACGATGATGCCGGCGCTCTCGAACAGCGTGCGGCCGGCCTCGGTGAGCTGCACGCCCTTGCGGCTGCGGTCGAGCAGGTCGGCGCCGAACTCTCGCTCAAGCGACAGCACGTGCTTGCTCAGCGCGGGCTGCGTGATGTTGAGGCTGCGCGCGGCCTCGGTGAAGTTGAGGCATTGCGCCAGCTCGATGAACTCCCTGCATTGGTCGATGTTCATGGGAATCCCCACCCCCTGCGTGCATTCTACCACCCCTTGCGCGTCCAGCGCTTGCGGACAGCTCAGCGATGCCCGAACGGCATAGGCCGATAACGCCCGGGAATGGTAAGGGGTTCGATTGGAATTGTCGAGGCCGATCATGTGCCTGATCGTTATTTCCGCATGCAGGGGGCGCGGCCTATGCTGGAAGGCGAGGAGGGGCGGGCCGACGCGTTTTCGCGCTGACGGCGCCTCCTGCGCGCGCCGCCTTCGGGCTGCGCGCGGGAACATGCGGATCGAAGAGGAGGAGAGCATGGGAAGGTTCTCAGTATCCCGCAGGACGTTTCTGAAGCTGGGAGCGGCAACGGCCGCTGCAGCGACGATCGCGTCCCCGGCTGCGGCGCTCGCCGAGACCGACGCGCCGGCATCGGGCGAGTCGGCGGTCAAGCGCGTGCGCACCGGCTGTCGCGGATGCGGCAAGATGGAGTGCGGCGTCATCGCCGTGGTGCAGGATGGCAAGGTCATCCGCATGGAGGGCGACCCGACGGCGTTCCAGTCGATGGGCAACTGCTGCACGAAATCGCAGTCGGCCATCCAGGCGGCGTACCACCCCGACCGCCTGCATTACCCGATGAAGCGCACGAACGACAAGGAATCGGACGACCCTGGCTGGGTGCGCATCAGCTGGGATGAAGCGATGACCACCATCGTGTCGAAGTTCGACGAGTTGCAGGCGCGCTACGGCGGCGAGAGCCTGTTCGGCATGTGCGGCACGTCGCGCGTGTGGTGCATGTTCGGCGCGTCGAACGGCATGTATCTGTGGGACTCGCCCAACATCGTGCAGGCGTGGCAGATCTGCAAGGGCCCGCGCCACATGGCCACGCTCATGGTGTCGAGCTTCGCCGACAGCTGGATGGAGACCGTGGCGCACCCCGACGTGTACGTGGCCTGGGGCGGCGCGTCGGAGATGTCCAACTACGACGATAGCTGCCGCACCACCGTGGACGTGGCCACGCGTGCGAACACGCACATCTGCGTGGACCCGCGCGAGACGAACATGGGCAAGGAGGCCGACTTCCAGCTGCACCTGCGCCCCGGCACCGACGGAGCCATGGCGCTGGCCTGGTCGAACGTGGTCATCGAGAACGAGCTGTACGACGATTTGTTCACGAAGAAGTGGACGAACGCCCCCTTCCTCGTGTGCGAGGACATGGAGCCCACCGGTTGGACGGAGCCGTCGCCCATCGTCATGACGCCCTTCGAGCTGAAGACGCGTCTGCTGAAGGAGTCCGACCTGGTGGAGGGCGGCAGCCCGAAGCGCTTCATGGTGTGGGACCAGCTGGCGGGCAAGCTCACGTACTTCGACGCCGAGACGGGCTTCTGGGAAGGCGAACAGTGGACGAAGCCCACGGCCGGCCGTGAGGCGCAGCAGGAGAACCTGGCCCCGGGCCTGCACCAAGGGTTCGTCATCGATCCCACGCCGTTCGACCCCGAGATCGATCCGGCGCTGTTCGGCGAGTTCGAGGTCACGCTCAAGGACGGCTCCGTGCACAAGGTGGAGCCGGTGTTCCAGAAGTACGCCGAGCGCTGCGCCGAGTACGACCCCGACACCGCGGCCGAGATCACCGGCGTCCCCGCCGACCAGATCCGCGCGGCGGCGCTCGCGTACGGCACGCGCCTGCATCCCGAGAAGGGCTACGGCAACGGCGGCATCCAGTACATGCTGGCCACCGAGCACGCCAACACCGCCATCCAGAACGTGCGCGCGCTCGACTACCTCACGGCCATCACGGGCAACTACGACACGCCCGCCGGCCAGCGCGCCTCCACGCGCGCGCCCATCGAGGGCGGTCAGATGGGCTTCGCCAACAACGGATCCGGCATGCCCATGCTCTCGCCCGGGCAGATGGAGAAGATCCTCGGCCGCGAGGACATCCCGCTTCTGTACTGGTGGGGCATGTGGGCCGACGCGACCGCCACGTGGAACGCCGTGCTCACGGGCGAGCCGTACCCGGTGGTGGGCGCGTTCAACTCGTCGGGCAACTTCATGAACCAGTGCAACACCACCACAACGTGGGAAGCGCTCAAGAAGCTGGACTTCTACGTGGAGGCCAACCTCTGGCACACGCCCGGCGGCGGCCTGTGCGACATCGTGCTGCCGGCGGCCCACTTCCTGGAGCTGTCGAGCCCGCGCTCGTCGCAGGGCGCGTCCGGCGCGATGGGCGCCACGGTGAAGTGCATCGACCCGCCCGGCGAGGCCAAGTTCGACGGCGAGATCATCCGCATGCTGTACGAGTACAAGGGCCTGCCGTACAACGTGATCCCCGGCTACCCCGAGTACCCCAGCGTGGAGGAGATGCTGGACATGTCGGTGGCGGGCTTCGAGCCGAAGGGCTGGAAGGTGTTCGAAGAGCGCTTCCAGGAGCACGGCTGGTGGGACTGCAAGGAAACCGAGCCGGAGCTGTGGGGCACGTACCGCCGCTACGAGACCGGCGGCATGCGCACGCGCAACGCGGGCGGGTTCGTGGGCTCGCAGGGCGACAAGCTGCCCGGCTTCTACACGCCCACGAAGAAGATCGAGATATGGTCGACGGTGATGGAGTCGTACCATCCCGACGGGCAGTGGAACCTGCCCACCTACGTGGAGCCGCCACACAGCCCGGTGAGCGATCCGGAGATGTACAAGGAGTACCCGCTCATCATCACGACGGGGCGGCGCATCCCGGTGTACTTCCACAGCGAGCATCGACAGCTGCCGTGGTGCCGCGAGCAGTGGCCGGTGCCGCGCGTGGAGATCAACCCTGAGGACGCGGCCGAGTACGGCATCGAGCAGGGCGATTGGGTGTGGATCGAGACGCCGTGGGGCAAGATCCGCGAGGTGGCCGACCTGTACTACGGCATCCGCCCCGGCACCATCAACTGCGAGCATCAGTGGTGGTTCCCCGAGTTCAAGCAGTCGGGGTCGGGCCACGAGCTGTGCGCCGTGAATCACCTCATCGACAACTGGGCGCGCGACCCGCATTGCGGCGCGTCGAACCTGCGCGCCTACCTGGGCAAGATATACAAGGCGACGCCGGAGAACTCGCCGTTCGGCAACCCGGTGCCGTGCGACCACAACGGCGTGGAGATCATCCACACGCCCGACGACCCGCGCCTCAAGGAATGGTTGCCGACGTACGAGGGGAGGGAGTAGATCATGACGCAGTATTCGATCGTCACCGATTTGAACCGGTGCGTGGGCTGCCTGTCGTGCTCGGTGGCGTGCAAGGCGGTGAACAACGTGCCCATCGGCAGCTACTGGAACAAGGTGCTGCGCATCGGGCCGAATGCGTCCATTCAAGGGTCGCAGGAAGGCGATCCGGCGTCCTACCTGTACTTCCTGCCGGTGCAGTGCCAGCACTGCAAGGAGCCCGAGTGCGTGAAGGTGTGCCCCACGGGCGCGTCGCACAAGCTTGAGGACGGGACGGTGCAGATCGACAAGTCGAAGTGCATCGGCTGCCAGTTCTGCGCGATGGCCTGCCCGTATAACGTGCGGTATTTGAATGAAGAGGAGCGCGTGGTGGAGAAGTGCACCCTCTGCGAGCAGAAGATCGCGCAGGGGGAGCTGCCCCAGTGCGTGTCTCAGTGCGGCGGCATGGCGCGGTTCTTCGGCGACTTGGACGCGGGCATCGAGACGTTCGAGGGCGCGGAGAACGGCACGGAGCGCATCGTGCTGGGCGACTTCTGCCTGCCGTTCTCGGATGCCGACGTGCACACGCTGCCGAACGTGGGCAACGAGCCCGCGCTCATGTACATCCTGAGGGATCACGACTGGATGGGAGGGGAGGCGTAATGGAGCTGCAGTGGCCTTTGATCGTGTTCACCACGCTGGTGGCGTGGAGCGCGGGGCTGTTCGGGACTCAGGCGCTGATGGCGCTGCGCGGTGCGGGTAAGAAGTCGCAGATGACGGCGTGGGCGGCGTCGGCGGTGCTGCTGGTCGTCGGCGGCGTGGCGGTGTTCTTCCACCTGGAGCACTGGGAGAGGATCTTCAACGGGTTCGGGCACTTGACGAGCGGCATCACGCAGGAATTGATCGCCATCGTGGTGCTGGCCGTGGTCGCGGTGGCGTACCTGGTCATGATGCGCAAGTCCTCCGACGGCGCGAGCGTGCCGAAGTGGCTGGCCGGCGTGTCGATAGCGGTGTGCGTGGTGCTGGTCGCCGTGATGGCGCACTCGTACACGATGGCCGCCCGACCTGCGTGGGACAGCGTCCTCTGGATCCTCTACGTCATCGGGAATGCCTGCGTCCTCGGCCCGTGCACGATGGCCGTCATCATGTCGCTCAAGGGCGATGATGCGAAGCCCGTCGCGCTCCCCGCGCTGATCGGCGCGGCCCTCGCGGCCGCGGCGGCAATCGCCTTCGCCGCCTTCCTCCAGGCGTCCGGCGGCTCCTTCGCCGAGGTGGGCTTCTACTTCGACCCGACGCATCCCACCAAGGCCATGGCCGACGCGGCCGCCACCGTCGGAGGCCAAGCGCCCCTGCTCTGGGGAGGCGCGGTAGTCGTCGGCGCGATCGTGCCCCTGGTCGCCGCCATCGTCGGCCGCAAGTCCGCCAACTGGAAGCTCTGGGGCGCAGTCGCCGTCATCGCCTCCCTGATCGGCGCGGTCTGCCTGCGAGTGGCCTTCTACAACCTCGGCCTCTCGGTCTTCATGTTCTACTAGGGATTTCGCTAAATGGCATAAAAGGGGACAGTCCCCTTTTATGCCAAAAAGGTGTCCCAAATGGGGACTGTCCCCATTTGGGACATCCGGAGCCCCCTGCGGGCGCGGTTCGTCTCCCCCAACCCCCTTGCAGACGACGAGCCGCCCCCGCAGGGGGCTCCGCGGCGCGGCTTCCCGGTCGCGGCAGGAATTTGCGGCTGTGGCACGCGCGGCGCGTTCGCGAAATTCGCGACCTGGGGAAACGTCGGCGGCTGGTCGCCCGCACCGCCCGAATTCAGCCTGATCCGTGCCACAGCCGCAAATTCCTGCCGCTTTGCCGGAGCGCCAGTTCCCCACAGGGGCTACGGGCGTGGTTTCGGGGCCTCTTGCGAAAAAAAATGCGCGCAATGGACGGATTGATGCTGCTGAGGTGGCATTTCGACCTGGGGCTTCCCTCGCGCGCCCTCGCGCGGGTGCCCTCAAAGCGACATTTCGCCCTGTGGAATCGTCCATTGCGTGCAAAAATTCAGCCGGGAGCTCGAAAGGCTCCGCCCCCCGGTTTCGGCGCAGACGAGACGAGGCCGGACGCGATGTCCGGCCTCGGATGCTGTCTGGTGGGCGATACCGGATTTGAACCAGTGACCTTGTCCTTGTAAGGGACCTGCGCTCCCGCTGCGCCAATCGCCCGTTTTCCACACGCCTTTCGGCGGTTTTCCATTCTCGCATACTGGCGCGCGCCGCGCAACGAACTTCGCTGTGGAAATCCTTTCTACCTGGGCTTATGGATTTTCGTCTTTCCTCGCGCTTGATTTCCGCTTGATTTCTGCTGGAACCGCGCTTGATTTCCGCTTGATCCGCGCTGGATCGAGGCGTGATTTGCGCTGGATCCGCGAAAGAACGGGGCGGTCTTTCGTGTCGTCGTGCGCCATGAATCCGCTGGATCGGCTGGTCATACTGGTAGCAGGACGAAAAAGGGGGAACCGAGCTATGAAACGGAAGAGGACGACGGTGGCGGGCGCGGTATGCGGCGTGGTGTGCGCCGTGTGCGTGGTCGCGTACCTGCAGGGCGTGCGGGGCGAGGCAGAGGCCGCGCGCGCCGAGGCGCTCGCCCGGTACGGGGGCGAGCAGCTGGAAGTGTGCGTCGCCAAGCGCGACATCGCTCCGGGGGAGACGGTGGACGCGGGCTTGATCGAAACGCGGCTGTGGGTGGCGGACCTGCTGCCGGCGCAGGCGGTGAGCTCGGCGGACGAGGTGCTGGGAAAGTCCGCGTCCTCGGCGATCCTCGCGGACGAGGTCCTGTCGATGCGCAGGTTCCAGGATGCGAGCACGCAGGTGGAGCCGCCCGAGGGGCTGGTCGCCGTCAGCGTGCCGGCGAAGGACGTGCAGGCGGTGGGCGGAGCGGTGGCCGCGGGATCGCG is part of the Arabiibacter massiliensis genome and encodes:
- a CDS encoding DmsC/YnfH family molybdoenzyme membrane anchor subunit produces the protein MELQWPLIVFTTLVAWSAGLFGTQALMALRGAGKKSQMTAWAASAVLLVVGGVAVFFHLEHWERIFNGFGHLTSGITQELIAIVVLAVVAVAYLVMMRKSSDGASVPKWLAGVSIAVCVVLVAVMAHSYTMAARPAWDSVLWILYVIGNACVLGPCTMAVIMSLKGDDAKPVALPALIGAALAAAAAIAFAAFLQASGGSFAEVGFYFDPTHPTKAMADAAATVGGQAPLLWGGAVVVGAIVPLVAAIVGRKSANWKLWGAVAVIASLIGAVCLRVAFYNLGLSVFMFY
- the cpaB gene encoding Flp pilus assembly protein CpaB, which produces MKRKRTTVAGAVCGVVCAVCVVAYLQGVRGEAEAARAEALARYGGEQLEVCVAKRDIAPGETVDAGLIETRLWVADLLPAQAVSSADEVLGKSASSAILADEVLSMRRFQDASTQVEPPEGLVAVSVPAKDVQAVGGAVAAGSRVDMYATGGTSTDLLASDVLVLATSTSSGETSSDAKVSWITLAVEPERVQEVVAAAQGTDLYFSLPGEGAAHAPSANDEGQEDAR
- a CDS encoding LysR family transcriptional regulator; translated protein: MNIDQCREFIELAQCLNFTEAARSLNITQPALSKHVLSLEREFGADLLDRSRKGVQLTEAGRTLFESAGIIVNAYDNAQQVIDALKAKSPVRIAGHMEDSDVASLASLATMIARERHHVTTVFERASDDPFDLLESGEIDLFVGYTLPERIAERHLASRPFLDIRLVAIVGTYHGFAAQTSIAWDDLRNETLVQFVSDKTNPAWEQIEAICARHGFAPKTRPVSSLNDVEFFSTPLRGSVLVWKKTQRQIGLLMETGQRACIPLVDDDAKLVAYAVYRPENEERLREFFEAVDEAKDLMRNRKDRREA
- a CDS encoding molybdopterin dinucleotide binding domain-containing protein codes for the protein MGRFSVSRRTFLKLGAATAAAATIASPAAALAETDAPASGESAVKRVRTGCRGCGKMECGVIAVVQDGKVIRMEGDPTAFQSMGNCCTKSQSAIQAAYHPDRLHYPMKRTNDKESDDPGWVRISWDEAMTTIVSKFDELQARYGGESLFGMCGTSRVWCMFGASNGMYLWDSPNIVQAWQICKGPRHMATLMVSSFADSWMETVAHPDVYVAWGGASEMSNYDDSCRTTVDVATRANTHICVDPRETNMGKEADFQLHLRPGTDGAMALAWSNVVIENELYDDLFTKKWTNAPFLVCEDMEPTGWTEPSPIVMTPFELKTRLLKESDLVEGGSPKRFMVWDQLAGKLTYFDAETGFWEGEQWTKPTAGREAQQENLAPGLHQGFVIDPTPFDPEIDPALFGEFEVTLKDGSVHKVEPVFQKYAERCAEYDPDTAAEITGVPADQIRAAALAYGTRLHPEKGYGNGGIQYMLATEHANTAIQNVRALDYLTAITGNYDTPAGQRASTRAPIEGGQMGFANNGSGMPMLSPGQMEKILGREDIPLLYWWGMWADATATWNAVLTGEPYPVVGAFNSSGNFMNQCNTTTTWEALKKLDFYVEANLWHTPGGGLCDIVLPAAHFLELSSPRSSQGASGAMGATVKCIDPPGEAKFDGEIIRMLYEYKGLPYNVIPGYPEYPSVEEMLDMSVAGFEPKGWKVFEERFQEHGWWDCKETEPELWGTYRRYETGGMRTRNAGGFVGSQGDKLPGFYTPTKKIEIWSTVMESYHPDGQWNLPTYVEPPHSPVSDPEMYKEYPLIITTGRRIPVYFHSEHRQLPWCREQWPVPRVEINPEDAAEYGIEQGDWVWIETPWGKIREVADLYYGIRPGTINCEHQWWFPEFKQSGSGHELCAVNHLIDNWARDPHCGASNLRAYLGKIYKATPENSPFGNPVPCDHNGVEIIHTPDDPRLKEWLPTYEGRE
- a CDS encoding DmsC/YnfH family molybdoenzyme membrane anchor subunit, coding for MELQWPLIVFTTLVAWSAGLFASQSLMALVGAGKKSQMTAWVASAVLLAVGGVAVFFHLEHWERIFNGFGHLTSGITQELIAIVVLAVVAVVYLVMMRKSDDGASVPKWLAGVSIAVCVVLVAVMAHSYTMAARPAWDSVLWILYVIGNACVLGPATMAVIMSLKGDDVVPVALPALIGTAIAAVTAVAFAAFLQASGGSFAEVGFYFDPTHPTKAMADAAATVAGQAPLLWGGAVVVGAIVPLVAAFMGKRSGNWKLWGSVAVVAALIGAVCLRVAFYNLGLSVFMFY
- a CDS encoding 4Fe-4S dicluster domain-containing protein — translated: MTQYSIVTDLNRCVGCLSCSVACKAVNNVPIGSYWNKVLRIGPNASIQGSQEGDPASYLYFLPVQCQHCKEPECVKVCPTGASHKLEDGTVQIDKSKCIGCQFCAMACPYNVRYLNEEERVVEKCTLCEQKIAQGELPQCVSQCGGMARFFGDLDAGIETFEGAENGTERIVLGDFCLPFSDADVHTLPNVGNEPALMYILRDHDWMGGEA
- a CDS encoding 4Fe-4S dicluster domain-containing protein — its product is MTQYAIVTDLDRCVGCLACSVACKVVNGVPTGSFWNKTLRIGPNPKEGGSGQWPDVELYFLNVQCQHCADPECVKVCPTGASHKLEDGTVQIDKSKCIGCQFCAMACPYGVRYLNEEERVVEKCTLCEQKISQGELPQCVSQCCGMARWFGDADGDIRDFAGPRGETIGSFLEEFSDEAVHHLPDVGNKPTFRYILRDMKWQGGDE
- a CDS encoding molybdopterin-dependent oxidoreductase, which gives rise to MGKLTMTRRSFTELAAVVGTAAALGVGANPAQALAESAQQQEGGGQGIKKIRSCCRGCGKVECGVWVYVQDGKVIRTEGDESCFNTMGNHCSKGQASIQAAYHPDRIKHPMKRTNPKGDENPGWVRISWDEAYQTIADNIMQIREKYGAQSLFTWCGTGRQWCMQSDAGMALELFGTPNIVAAYQVCKGPRHFSSRLDNVQAWSWSEVINHSTKYVQWATDPSISNYDDSSRLVTDVARQADAFIVVDPRMSNLGRTAKYWLNLRPGTDNAMALGWCHIILEHDLVDWQFVKRWSNAPFVVVPDMEPTGYTEAVQNTKGPYAYRTRLLTEADIDPSMVDWEVEGEGNPKRYLVFDQLNNRWTYWQADPEDAHWEGETWKKQTSGFTQDVSRLHDDESKVAGWIADLSEFDPLIDPALYGEFDVKLKDGSTHKGRPAWDLWAEYLQEFTPARVSEITGVDAQLIEDAVVEWATRDDPRIPNGGINYGLGVEHAGNSTQNCRAIMAACAMVGAIDTPGGQRGATSGWTEQSGPCSMLPSMGAFAFMPSPDLSLKMAGNEKMPLLYWYGVWCDANAAMECAHKEPDAPYEIHGGMIGSGDHMNMGNAKYNWEALNMLDFLFEANLWHSPTSGAADILLPVCHWTEINAYRIAQGASGGFGLCVKAVDPPGECKSDPLYFMELSKYFGVPAFDGDDPWLENVPGVDLEVENLTVQCCKQGCAPYKDWNELEAAFQEHGWWNMKREIPEDWGTYRRYEVGQAYRPAPHQQPAQLNINKPGFPTPTMKQEFWCTSIESFFPEGTDGPELAPGFTSEALPYYAEPKHGPVADAETYKEYPITCITGRRIPVYFHSEHRQLPWCRELWPVPRMEINPETAAELGIEQGDWVWIESPWGKVRQTADLYYGIKPGMINAEHQWWYPELAQADKGYELSCINCITDRKTQDKYNGSSNVRTYPVRVYKATPENSPFGNPIPCGNDGTEIIHDSTDPRLKLWEIGAAGIHPDNF